One window of the Equus caballus isolate H_3958 breed thoroughbred chromosome 2, TB-T2T, whole genome shotgun sequence genome contains the following:
- the EDN2 gene encoding endothelin-2 precursor, translating into MVAMPPAWCSVALALLVALHEGEGQATATPEQPVPSPRAQGSHLRPRRCSCSSWLDKECVYFCHLDIIWVNTPGQTAPYGLGNPPRRRRRSLPRRCECSSARDPACATFCHRRPWADAVAVPGSDSPEDTFQAGKTWTTAGELLQQLRGISAANIRFARRQQEAIRAPRPTPSRRRKR; encoded by the exons ATGGTCGCCATGCCCCCGGCCTGGTGCTCCGTTGCTCTAGCCCTGCTCGTGGCCCTACATGAAG GCGAGGGCCAGGCCACTGCCACCCCAGAGCAGCCAGTGCCCTCGCCCCGTGCCCAAGGCTCCCACCTGCGACCTCGGCGTTGCTCCTGCAGCTCCTGGCTGGACAAGGAATGCGTCTACTTCTGCCACCTGGACATCATCTGGGTGAACACTCCCGG ACAGACAGCTCCTTACGGCCTGGGAAACCCGCCAAGACGTCGGCGCCGCTCCCTGCCAAGGCGCTGTGAATGTTCCAGCGCCAGGGACCCCGCCTGTGCCACCTTCTGCCATCGAAGGCCTTG GGCTGACGCTGTGGCGGTCCCAGGCAGTGACTCCCCTGAAGACACGTTCCAGGCTGGCAAGACATGGACCACTGCAGGAGAGCTCCTCCAGCAGCTGAG GGGCATTTCTGCAGCCAACATCCGCTTTGCTAGGAGACAGCAGGAGGCAATTAGAGCGCCCAGGCCTACACCCTCCAGGCGGAGGAAGAGATAG